The genomic stretch GAACGGACTTGGTTCCTGTCTGTGTGGCTGTGCGTGCTCCTACTACTGCCATTTTTGGACGATTGAGTAGCTCAATATTGCCTTGATAAAAAAGCAAAACAGGCGGATTATAAGAGTGTTTTAATTCCAGCGGATAGTCGTCATCTAGTATTGAAATACTAGGGTATTGGTTAAAGACTTTTCGCAAAGTTTTACTATCCAAATCTTTGTATTTTTCTATAAATAAAATAGGATTCTTACATTTGGACACAACTGCCATATCGCGCAAGGAAAGAGATTCCTTCTCTCGCTTTTGATAATCTAAAATGGTTAGAATATTGAGATTTGTTAGTCCTGCTTGTTTTAATTTAAATAGTTCAAAATTATTCATTAGTCACCTCACTACTTCTCTATTCGAAAAAAAGTCCTATAACCATAGGACTTTGTGAGATTTTTTTGAGTTAATCTAATATTTTGATGATTTTAGCTGGATTTCCGGCGATAACCACATTATCTCCAAATGATTTGGTTACAACAGTGCCAGCACCAACGACGACATTATCACCTAAAGTGACACCTGGTAGAATGGTTACCCCACCACCAAGCCATACATTATCACCAATAGTGATTGGCGCTCCATATTCCAAACCAGAAATACGTTCTTTTGCATCTAGTGGGTGAAGAGGAGTTAAAAACTGACAATTCGGACCAATCATAGCGTTGTCTCCAATGTGAATCTCGCAGACATCTAACATGGTACAGTTATAATTAGCGAAAAAGTTCTCACCAATGTAGATATTTGACCCGTAATCGCAGACAAAACGCTGCTCCATTAGCAAGTTATCGCCTGTGGAACCAAATAATGATTTGATAATTTCTTTACGTTTCTGACGGTCTTCTTCATTATTAAAGAGTGTGATTTGTTTACGGGCATGTAAACGCATGGCAAGTAGCTCACTGTCACCAGCATCATATAGCTGACCAGCTAGCATTTTTTCTTTTTCGCTTGTCATTTAGTTCTCCTTCAACATAGATTTAATTGGTTCAAATGTTTTACGGTGAATTGGTGTAATACCGTGTTCTTTAAGACCTGCAAGATGGTCTTTAGTACCGTAACCGACATTTTTTTCAAAAGCATAGCCAGGGTACTCTTTGGCGTAATCCGCCATCATGCGGTCACGAGTGACTTTGGCAACGATAGAGGCTGCCGCAATTGATAAAGAATTAGCATCTCCTTTGATAAGTGATTGCTGAGGAATGTCAGTGTCTAAGTGCATGGCATCAATTAAAAGATAATCGGGTTTAGTCACTTGTCCCTTGATTTGGTCAATTGCTTGGAGCATACCAACTTTTGTCGCTTCATAAATGTTGATATCATCGATGACAGTATTATCAATCACACCAATACCAACTCCTAAAGCACGCGCAAGGACTTCTTCATAAATTTCCTCGTGGTGTTTTTTAGGAATTTTCTTAGAGTCATTAAGATGCTTGATTTTACAATTCTTAGGCAGAATAACGCAAGCAGTCACGACAGGACCCGCTAATGGGCCACGTCCTACTTCATCGATGCCTCCGATAGCTTCATAACCAGCTTGATAAAGCTCTTTTTCGTAGCGCAGCATATTTTCCAAACGCAAGTCTTCGTCGATATCGGCTTGAATAGCCTTTTTACGCTGGATGATAGCTTTTTGCACGCCTGCTCGGCTATCTTCCTCGTAGGCTTGCCAGCGTGCATCGTCAAGATTGTCAATGTCAGCGAGCGCTTCTTTGATTTCTTTAACGGTCGCCATTTTCAACATCTCCTACAATGTCCAATGTGTAGCGTCCAAGTTTACCTTCACGAACATCTTTGACAAAAAGAGCGTAGAAACGATCATAGTCATCACGAAAACCAAGTTTCTGTGTCATAGCCATGATAATTTCTGGTGCTTCTTCTTCCAAGTCAATGCCTTTATAACGTTCAATCAAACGTTCTGGGTAATGTTCTTTGAAGAAATTAAGTCCAAAGATAGTCACTTCGTCCATTGGTAAAAGTTGATCTTTGATAGCTCCGGTAAGAGCGAGTTTTAGACCAACCACTTCATCTTCGAATTTTGGCCAAAGAATCCCTGGGGTGTCAAGGATTTCCAAATCTTTATTAGATTTAAGCCATTGTTGTCCTTTTGTGACACCAGGTTTATTTCCGACAACGGCGATTTTCTTACCAGCTAAGCGATTCATAAGAGTTGATTTACCAGCATTTGGAATACCGATAATCATCGTACGAAGGGTTTCTTTTTGAATACCACGTTCACGCAATTTAGCTAATTTGTCAGCCATTAAAGATTTAGCTGCTTCTGTAACTAATTTTACAGTTGCTTGTTCTTTTGAGTTGACAGCAAGAGTTTTAATTCCTTGGCTTTCAAAATAACGACGCCATTCTTTTGTACGATTGCTATCAGCTAAATCAGCTTTATTTAAAATCATGAGTTTTGGTTTATCACCAACAATTTTTGTTAGCATTGGATTTTGACTTGAAAGTGGTAAACGTGCATCCACTAAAATAGTCACGAAATCAACGTGTTTAATATTTTCCTGAACTTGTCGACGGGCTTTTGACATATGCCCTGGGAACCATTGAATAGTTGCCATGAGTTTATAAATCCTTTCGTAGCAAGGCTTTTTGTTTGAAAAAACTGCCTGTTTTTTATTAGGCACCAAACAGGTACCAAGATTTTGTATTCACCAAGTTAACCTATAATAACCAACAAACTTTTGTTTCCCTTCTCTTAAATAAGAAATATCAAATGACTTGTAATATTTTGATAAATCTTTCTTAAGCTTAGGAATTATATTTGCAGTTATATGCCTAGGTGTATAAGTTGATTTTAGACCAAGTTTTTCTCTAAAATCAACTAAAGAAAATTCAATTATTTTTGAATCAAGATTATTTTCTATTTCATCATTTAATATTTGGAATATTTGCTAGACCAAGATTTTAATGCTTCAAATCTAAAATTATTCCTATCAATAAATTTATCGAAGGCTTTAACTGTTTGATTTTCAGATATTCCTTGACTATGAGTATACAACATAGTTGTTTCATAATTAGCATGTCCAACACGTTCTATAATTTCTTTTATAGCAACTTTCATACCCTCACTTTGTAAATAGGTAATATGCATATGTCTAAAGGAATGAGGGGTTACATGCTTTGTCCATTTGAAACCGTATCTCTCTTCGCAGTTTTTGATAAGATCAGTTTCAACACGAGCAAGTACTTCCCGGAAAGAATGCGAAGTTATTGGTGAACCGTATTCTGTTCTAAAAACACTCTCAGCATCAAAATCTTCCTTTGTAAAAGCAGCTTCCCCGATTCGCAGTCCTGAAAATAGTAAAACTATTATAGCTAAGTCATAGTAATTCGGGTTTCTTCTTCGACTTAGTGCTTCAAAGAAGGCTCTAATTTCATGAATTTCTAAAAACTTTGCTTCTCGCTTTTTCTCAAGGAACGTTTCTAGCTTTATTACAGACATTTGTGAGAACTGAATAACATTATAAAGAACACCATGGTTAAAAATTTTGTTACAAGTGTTTTTATATGTATCATAGTAGATTGTAACGCATTATATTCTCCATATAGGTAGTCAAATACTTTTTCATCAATAACGGTGTTAAACGTTCGAGTAAATAATCATCACCAATGATTTCACCAAGACGTTCTATCACAAAAGCCTCTCTTTTTACTGTCTGAGGTTTTACTGATACTGACTAGGTTTCTAACCAACTCATCTTTAACTCTCCGAAAGTTCTTATCAACTGTGGATTAAATTGAGCTTCACTGCCATTAACTAATCTCTTAATTTTATCTTCGAGCGCGACTCGTGTTTTTACGATAACTTACAACAGTTGTCTTCCACTTGCCAGATAGTACATTTTCGTTTCCTTAAACTTGAAAAGAAAAATCAATCATAGAAATATAACCATTTTATATTATATCATGATTCTCTTTATTTTTCTGCCCTCTGCTTCCATCTTAAAAACTCTTCAAAGCCTTCCAAATTAATAAAGACTAGTTTATGAGTTGGATTAATCACATAATCTTTAAACTGCTTATTATCTCTCATTTCACCTAACCATCTATTCAGTGTATATTGATTCAGACCTTCTCACCTCCTCAATATAGCTTTTTTATCTGCCCACTCAGCTATACTATTCTCAACCGATACAAATTTAATTTTCATAATAGTTTCTCTCTATTCATATTATTAACCTCCGTGGGTATGATTGGTTAAATCATTCATGGGCATTTCACCCGCTATCCTTTTACGCTGGCAGCCTGAACGTTCAGAAGTATCATTATCCTTATTTGAGGTCATGGCAGATAGAGAAACACTCTATTTTATAGCTAATAATTTTCGCTCCTATCACGGCGTATCTCACTAAATTGCTCAACAAATAAGAAAGTCCCACCTCGGTTTATTCAATTGTCAATGAACAAATCAAGGAGAGACTATTTTATTTTGTGTTTTATCCTATCTGGACAATCTGTTAACCCTAATAGGTAATCTGTACTAACCGTTATAGAGTTTAGAAAGTTACACTAGAACATCTGCCGTTAAGGCAACCTCTCCTCTCTCAAATCTCTTATATGTTGGTACATCTAGCTTTCTCCTAAGAAAAGTATATGCCACTTTCAGAAAAAAGCCGGAAAATTGTCATAATATGGCACTTCTAAATTGTAACTACTAACTTATCCAAAGCTATGTCATCTTTCTCCTGTTCGCGAATATACTTCGCTACAGTTTGTTCGTTTAGTCCAACAGTACTTACGTAATATCCCCTAGCCCAAAACTTACGATTTCCGTATTTATATTTTAAATTTGCGTGCTTATCAAATATCATCAAAGCACTTTTACTTTTTAAATATCCCATAAAATCTGAAATCGCAAGTTTTGGAGGAATGAGTACTAATATATGAACATGATCAGGCATCATATGTCCTTCCAAAATTTCTACTCCTTTATACTTACAAAGTTGTCACATGACTTCTATTAAATCTAACCTAACCTTGTAGTATTATCGCCTTACTGCGATATTTAGGAGTAAAAACAATATGATAGAGCACATCCATTTCGTATGTGATAAACTGTAACTGGTTTTTGCCATTTATTTTTCCTCCTTTTCTGACCTGAACACTTAGATTATACAGGAAAAATAAATGGAAGCTCAAAGACCTGTTAGCCACCAGCTTAACTGGTGGTTTATTTGTTTTTCACGCAATGAAAAACTAGCTTGAATCCATAACAAAAACGATGTTTAAAAACATCGTCCTAATATTTAATCTTGAAATTTGTCTGCGATATAGTGTTCTACTGTAAGTGCCATCTCATTATTATCCTCGATATACTTATACAAAAAATGTGCAATCTCAAAGTAACTTTTAACAGTCTTTTTTTCAGAAAAATTTAGGCTTAAATTTCCTAATAGCAAAAATAAATCTGCTAATAGATATGATGTGCGATACTCTTGACATAGCCTAATTGTAGCAGTTACTTGCTTAATGGCTAAGTCTATATTTTTTTGTAGCCAGTAGTATCTACTTAGATTATAGTTGAATTTTATAGAAAGTTCTAATTCCTCTATTTTATCTAAACTAAGTTTCATTATCTGTTCATTTAAATCTTCCTTAATTCTATCAAATTTATCTAAGTTTTCCGTATCATAATAAAAATTAAATAGAGTATTTGAAATTTGTAGATAGTTAATATCTATCTTAGTAAGTGATTTCAAAATTTCCTCCAAATTTTCCATTGCTTCCTCTCTTTTTTGAAAAAAATAGAAATCAACAAGGGAACCAACCCACTCCAAATATATTTTATCTGATAGAGACAAACGATGTGACTTTCCTTTCTCAAGTTCATAAATATATTTTAAGGATTCATAATTTCTATGATTGATAAAGTTTTTAGATATTTTTTTAAACTCAATAAGTTCGACACTTTCATCTGAAATATGTTCATCAAAAAAATAATCCATACTCACATTAAGTTTTTTAGCTAACTGATATAATAATTCCGACCCTGGAGTATATTCTCCATTCTCTAATCTACTAATTTGACCTTGCTTGCATATCCCATCAGCTAATTCTTTCTGTGACATTTTTAATTCTTTTCTTCTATTTTTTATTCTAGAAGCTAGTAAGATTCCCATAAATTTTCCTTTCCTAGTTCATTATAATAGTTTATTTTACCACTTCAAAAAAATTATTCAAATAATAGATACATTGTTATTAAAATACAAACTATGATAATGATGTTTCCATCATGTCCTGATATTTTAGACTGGATAACTTTCACTACTACAGCGTATATTTCATTTACTCAACAAATTTCGTAAAATCTTGTAATTTTTTATGATTGTCTCTATTATTATTTAGGATTTTTACAAATGTTTCTAATCTTTTAGCTAGTCGCTCATATTCGTCAATATCATTACTAAGTTTCTGTTGTAATTTTAAAATATCTTTATTGAGCTTATCCAATGTTATTGATTCCGTCATATTCAGTCTAGCAAAATCATACTTTGCTAATTTTCTGCTCTCATGCTTATCACTCTTCAGATTGACAAGCACTTCCGCCATCTTGTTTAAGGTGGTGATTTTTTCATTGGTTTGATTCAGTTTGATATCTAGCTTTGCTATTTCTGCAACCAGACCGTCTTTAACGTCCTGGTATTTTTTGTCTGTCTCAGTTAACTCAACCAAGAGGTTAATCTCAGTAATCTTTTTCTGTAAACTTTCAACTGTTGGTCTTCTGTATGGTATTACTTGACTATCGTTGCTTAGTTGTCTAATCAAGGTTCGTCCTTTTATATACTGATTTATCCGAATGTTCTTTGTTATAGACAAAGTATGAGGTTGTCTCACAGATATAGACTTTATATTTTGTCTGATTCTCTTCTGCTAGAATATCTAATTGATAATTGGAAATGAAAATAAGACCGCTCTGTTGGACACCGAAAGACACCTTGATATAGACGCCCTCATCAACTAATTTCTCAATTTGATGTTCTGTAAGTTCCACCTCAAATTCATGAATGACATCACGTTTTTCCTTAAATGTCTCAAAGGCTTCCCCAATCTCTTGCTTGGTAAAATGTGTACGAAAAAATTCTTCATCATATAACTCTCGTTTACTGAGTTGGCGTCCTCGAATTGGCTTTGTCATAGTTCTATCTGTCATCATGAATCGACTATGCTTCTGATTAAAATCAATATGAACATGTAACTGCTCTGCTTTTCCCAAAAAATCATCAAAGGACTTTGACTGCTACATCAAAAAATAAAGACGTTGTTTCAATTCAAATTTATGACTAGACTGCCTATATTTTTGATAGTCACGGTAGGAGAAACGTTTTTCAATAATTTTCGCTCCAGCAATCTTAGAAATGCGGTCTGAAATCATACGAAGGTTTCGTTCCAAGGCATAATTCCATATCAACTTTTTATCTGAATTACGGTCAATGGCGTTGATTAGGATGTGATTATGAACATGATTTTTGTCTGTATGAGTTGCCACGATAAAACGAAAACGGCCTCCTGTTACTGTCAATTCTATCACAGTCTCGTAACCAATGCGGTTAATTTCTTCAGGTGTCAGATTATCTTCAGGAAAAAATGATTGAATGAGGTGATGGGCATGAATATTTTGTTGGTGTTTTTCTTGTCGGTCATTTCTAGATTTGTACAACTTGTCGTTATTGGTAAAATTGACATTGTACATGTCAACCATTTCTTTCATAGCTGGGAAAGTCTAAGTAATTGCTCATGCCAAAATCAGATACCAATTTCAACTTGTCTGTTTTATCAGGATTGAGGATATACTTAATCAGACGCCTACGATATTTTTTACCATGCGTTGCAAAATGCTTAGTGACTACCATGAAACTCCTTCAGTCTTTTCACTTCCACTTGAAATTCTTTCTCTACTCCAGTAATCAACTCACTAACTCCCTTACTCAATTCTTGTAACTGTTCCTGAGAAATCAGATAGCTCTGATTGATAGCACGCGCAATTTGATTAATGTTATTTCCGATCCGTCTCAATTCAAATACTAACTGGTCATAGGTATCCGTATTAATGGTGACAAATGACATATTGGGATTCAGCAACACTTTTCTGGCATAGACTGAAAAATTTTGACAGTGACTCTTGTCGATTCGCTCATTCAATTGATGTAACTCTGAATCTGTTAGAAATACTTTTTTGAGATTGGTACGATAACGATAAACCATAGTAGCCTCCTATC from Streptococcus ruminicola encodes the following:
- a CDS encoding sugar O-acetyltransferase yields the protein MTSEKEKMLAGQLYDAGDSELLAMRLHARKQITLFNNEEDRQKRKEIIKSLFGSTGDNLLMEQRFVCDYGSNIYIGENFFANYNCTMLDVCEIHIGDNAMIGPNCQFLTPLHPLDAKERISGLEYGAPITIGDNVWLGGGVTILPGVTLGDNVVVGAGTVVTKSFGDNVVIAGNPAKIIKILD
- a CDS encoding ribonuclease HII, which gives rise to MATVKEIKEALADIDNLDDARWQAYEEDSRAGVQKAIIQRKKAIQADIDEDLRLENMLRYEKELYQAGYEAIGGIDEVGRGPLAGPVVTACVILPKNCKIKHLNDSKKIPKKHHEEIYEEVLARALGVGIGVIDNTVIDDINIYEATKVGMLQAIDQIKGQVTKPDYLLIDAMHLDTDIPQQSLIKGDANSLSIAAASIVAKVTRDRMMADYAKEYPGYAFEKNVGYGTKDHLAGLKEHGITPIHRKTFEPIKSMLKEN
- the ylqF gene encoding ribosome biogenesis GTPase YlqF; translated protein: MATIQWFPGHMSKARRQVQENIKHVDFVTILVDARLPLSSQNPMLTKIVGDKPKLMILNKADLADSNRTKEWRRYFESQGIKTLAVNSKEQATVKLVTEAAKSLMADKLAKLRERGIQKETLRTMIIGIPNAGKSTLMNRLAGKKIAVVGNKPGVTKGQQWLKSNKDLEILDTPGILWPKFEDEVVGLKLALTGAIKDQLLPMDEVTIFGLNFFKEHYPERLIERYKGIDLEEEAPEIIMAMTQKLGFRDDYDRFYALFVKDVREGKLGRYTLDIVGDVENGDR
- a CDS encoding helix-turn-helix domain-containing protein, yielding MGILLASRIKNRRKELKMSQKELADGICKQGQISRLENGEYTPGSELLYQLAKKLNVSMDYFFDEHISDESVELIEFKKISKNFINHRNYESLKYIYELEKGKSHRLSLSDKIYLEWVGSLVDFYFFQKREEAMENLEEILKSLTKIDINYLQISNTLFNFYYDTENLDKFDRIKEDLNEQIMKLSLDKIEELELSIKFNYNLSRYYWLQKNIDLAIKQVTATIRLCQEYRTSYLLADLFLLLGNLSLNFSEKKTVKSYFEIAHFLYKYIEDNNEMALTVEHYIADKFQD
- the mobC gene encoding plasmid mobilization relaxosome protein MobC translates to MVYRYRTNLKKVFLTDSELHQLNERIDKSHCQNFSVYARKVLLNPNMSFVTINTDTYDQLVFELRRIGNNINQIARAINQSYLISQEQLQELSKGVSELITGVEKEFQVEVKRLKEFHGSH